ACAAATGCAGTTACGGTCACTGATCAGGAGATTCAGGGGGCAATGAAGTGGCTGTACGAAAATCACGGCCTGCGAACTGAGCCATCGGGGGTCACCACCGTTGCAGCGTTGTTACAGGGGCGTGTGAAACTGACAGGCAGCGGCGATGTGGTGGCTGTTATCAGCGGTCGTAATGTGGACGAGTCCCGATTCCGTGAGTGGATTTCCGTGTAGGTGCGTCCAGTCCGGTTACTGTATGCCATTCCGGGGATGGCTGCCAAATCGAAAATGGAACAACGGTAGTTACGAAGCGGACAATGAGATTGCGCCGAACATACCAGTCGGAATCCGGCCCTGCTGAATTGAGTGGTCTGAGGGTGCGATCAAATGATCGCAGGAATATCATCATGAGAATTTCATCTTTTGCACTTCTTTTGTTTTCACCTGCTTTGATGTGTGCAGATGACGCAATCGAGGTCGGGAGCCGCCGCGAATTATTCATTGACAAATACATGATTCAATCGCTCGATGGCGTCACACGAAAGTTACATCATCCGGTCCCTCACGACATTGCGATTGTTAATGATGCGCCCTGGGAAGGCTGTGTCAGTGGTTACCACAGTATCGTAAGAGATCGTGATTTGTATCGGATGTATTATCGTGGTGCGGCAATCAGTGTGGCCGGGGGCATTTTACGGAAGGGATCGCAGGTCTCCTGCTGTGCAGAAAGCCGCGACGGCATCCACTGGGAAAAACCAATACTCGGACTCTATGAATACAATGGTTCCAGGGAGAATAACATCATCTGGACCGGGGGCGGGACGCATAATTTTTCACCGTTTCTGGACTCACATCCGAATTGTCCGTCCAGTTCACGATTTAAGGCGATCGCCGGAACATTACCACGCGGCTTGTTTGTATTTCATTCGCCCGACGGAATCCGCTGGTCATTGATGAACAGTGAACCCGTGATTACCGAAGGCGCCTTTGATTCGCAAAACGTAGCCTTTTGGGACTCGACTGCAGGAAAATACCGAGTCTATTACCGAGTATTGACTGAAGATGCTGCCACGGAAACTGACGGCAAGCCGCTTCGCGTTCGTGCGATTCGCACTGCGTCTTCATTCGATCTTCTCACCTGGAGTGATGAAGCGGATTTGACATATGAAGACTCACCTGTTGAACAACTCTATACGAATCAGATTGCGCCCTACCCCCGGGCACCGCATGTTCTGATTGGGTTTCCGATGCGCTATGTGGAACGCAGCTGGTCGCCATCGCTGCGAGCTCTGCCGGACACGAAGCGCAGAGAACAACGATCTGCCGTG
This window of the Fuerstiella sp. genome carries:
- a CDS encoding pyridoxal-phosphate dependent enzyme — translated: TNAVTVTDQEIQGAMKWLYENHGLRTEPSGVTTVAALLQGRVKLTGSGDVVAVISGRNVDESRFREWISV